In the Mytilus trossulus isolate FHL-02 chromosome 1, PNRI_Mtr1.1.1.hap1, whole genome shotgun sequence genome, one interval contains:
- the LOC134722076 gene encoding armadillo-like helical domain containing protein 1, which yields MGSSKQQSAISKVTNLLQEWDKGSKVVRAKILIDFVRQNQNKTGPELEQEFAQAASLFLTRLTAWLRLTYMIGTSLNEQLRAVSIFLSASSGHKFMAEFIEVGGVLTLLEIIGLKQAKEDDKLESLKCLQCVANAGRKYKELICESYGIRAVAECLAKAKSEETQDACRNLLLMLAQGNFKFEVQVYKGLIALLPCTSPKAQQMAAQSLRVVQPIVKSANPSIVEPLLNLLKTLHLEVQYEAIELIKELMDYEVSDSLLKGLVLLLRPAKEDLIRKPEILDDPDVPRINAPLPVFVQQAAAAKTIGILARESNEIAEKLIQLRVTHNLLYTMGNMDYADSQRQASISLEYFCRTFPIVDEHVHEAMGDNLYDLFMSNPEALYMHMNHIQADILVSNKVNIPKTVETVD from the exons ATGGGGTCATCAAAGCAACAGTCGGCCATTTCAAAGGTCACAAATCTTCTACAGGAATGGGATAAAGGAAGTAAAGTTGTCAGAGCAAAGATTTTGATTGACTTTGTTAGACAGAACCAAAATAAAACAGGACCTGAATTGGAACAAGAGTTTGCACAGGCTGctagtttatttttaacaagACTTACTGCTTGGCTTAGATTGAC ATACATGATTGGAACCAGTCTGAATGAGCAGCTCCGAGCTGTTTCAATATTCTTATCTGCATCAAGTGG acATAAATTTATGGCAGAATTCATAGAAGTTGGTGGTGTTCTAACATTACTAGAAATAATAGGACTGAAGCAAGCAAAAGAAGACGACAAGTTGGAATCACTGAAATGTTTACAGTGTGTAGCTAATGCTGGAAGAAAGTATAAGGAACTTATCTGTGAAAGCTACG GAATAAGAGCAGTAGCTGAATGTTTAGCTAAAGCCAAGTCTGAGGAAACACAAGATGCTTGTAGGAACCTGTTACTCATGTTAGCACAAGGCAactttaaatttgaagtacagGTTTATAAAGGACTGATAGCACTTCTTCCGTGTACTTCTCCTAAAGCTCAACAGATGGCAGCACAATCTCTTAGAGTTGTACAG CCAATTGTGAAGTCAGCAAATCCCAGTATAGTTGAGCCATTACttaatttattgaaaacttTACACCTGGAGGTACAGTACGAAG cTATTGAATTGATAAAGGAATTAATGGATTATGAAGTTTCTGATTCCCTGTTGAAAGGACTTGTATTACTGCTTAGACCAGCAAAAGAAGACTTAATAAGGAAACCAGAAATTTTAGATG ATCCTGATGTTCCCAGAATAAACGCACCACTGCCTGTATTTGTACAACAAGCCGCTGCAGCCAAAACAATAGG AATTCTTGCTAGAGAGTCAAATGAAATTGCAGAAAAACTAATACAG ttGAGAGTAACACACAATCTATTATATACTATGGGTAATATGGACTATGCTGACAGTCAAAGGCAAGCCAGTATTTCATTAGAG TATTTCTGCCGAACATTTCCAATAGTTGACGAGCATGTACATGAAGCCATGGGAGACAacttgtatgatttatttatg